One Nitrospirota bacterium genomic window carries:
- the lpxA gene encoding acyl-ACP--UDP-N-acetylglucosamine O-acyltransferase: MEPDIHPTAIVGQNAKLSEDTVIGPFCIIGDDVSIGRGTKLMSNIVLDGVVEIGEDCQIYPFTSIGLPPQDLKYDGRPTKIKIGNKNIIREYTTIHRASVGGDGVTEIGNKNFIMAYVHIAHDCKLGHSIVMANAATLAGHVTVGDHAVFGGIVAVHQFTRVGAYAMVGGFSGIGQDIPPFMMASGPRARLYGPNVIGLKRHGFTDDRIQNLKRAYKVLFRDKLTLKEALDKVESELGHIEDIKMLTEFISKNTRGICR, encoded by the coding sequence ATGGAACCAGATATTCATCCTACTGCAATTGTGGGGCAAAACGCTAAACTCAGCGAGGATACGGTAATTGGCCCGTTTTGCATAATAGGAGATGACGTTTCAATAGGCAGAGGCACAAAGCTAATGTCAAACATAGTCTTAGACGGTGTTGTTGAGATTGGTGAGGATTGCCAGATTTATCCTTTTACAAGCATAGGACTTCCTCCCCAGGACTTAAAATACGATGGCAGACCAACTAAAATCAAGATAGGTAACAAAAACATAATACGTGAATACACAACAATTCACAGAGCCTCAGTAGGCGGAGACGGAGTAACAGAGATAGGAAATAAAAACTTCATAATGGCCTACGTTCATATAGCACATGACTGCAAACTGGGGCACTCGATAGTGATGGCAAATGCTGCAACACTGGCCGGACATGTGACAGTGGGTGATCATGCAGTGTTTGGCGGCATTGTGGCAGTGCATCAGTTTACACGTGTTGGGGCGTATGCGATGGTAGGGGGCTTTAGCGGGATAGGGCAGGACATCCCACCCTTTATGATGGCCTCAGGGCCTAGGGCACGGTTGTATGGGCCAAATGTCATAGGGTTAAAACGCCATGGTTTTACTGATGATAGGATTCAAAATCTGAAAAGAGCCTATAAAGTGCTTTTCAGAGACAAGCTTACTCTTAAAGAGGCACTTGATAAGGTTGAGAGTGAACTAGGCCATATTGAGGATATTAAAATGTTGACAGAGTTTATATCAAAAAATACAAGAGGAATTTGCAGGTAA